Sequence from the Catenuloplanes indicus genome:
CGGAAGCTGCACCGCCGCCGGGACCGGGACGCGGCGCGCCGTTTCCTCGCGGAGGGGCCGCAGGCGGTGTCGGAGGCGCTGGCCACGCCGGGCACCGTGATCGAGCTGTTCGGCACGCCGGAGACCCTGCACCGGTACGCGACGCTCAGCCGCGCCGCGTCGGACACCGGTGCCGAGGTGTCCGAGGTGGACGAGGACGCGCTGGCGGCGCTGACCGAGACGGTGCAGCCGCAGGGGATCGTGGCGCTGTGCCACCAGGCGGACGTGCCGCTGGCCGAGGCGCTGTCGCGCGGCCCCCGGCTGGTCGCGGCGCTGGCCGAGATCCGGGACCCGGGGAACGCCGGAACCGTGCTGCGGACCGCGGACGCCGCGGGCGCCGGTGCGGTGGTGTTCGCCGGGGACGCGGTCGATCCGTACAACGGCAAGTGCGTGCGGTCGACGGCCGGCAGCCTGTTCCACGTGGACGTGGTGCGCGGGCCGGACCCGGTGACGGTGGTGACCGAGGCGCAGGCCGCGGGGCTGACCGTGCTGGCGGCGACCGGCTACGGCGACGCGGACCTCGACGGATTGGCGGACAGTGGGGCGCTCTCCACCCGTACCATGTGGATCTTTGGATCTGAGGCCCATGGCCTTTCCGACGCGGTGCTGGCGGCGGCTGACCACCGGGTGAAGGTGCCGATGTACGGCCGGGCCGAGAGCCTTAATCTGGCGGCGGCCGCGGCGGTGTGTCTGTATGCTTCGGCGAGAGCCTTACGCGATTTCGAGGAGTGACCGACAGTGATCCGCTCGTTTATGTGGCCCGCCGGTGCGCGCGGGCGACGAGCCTGATCCTGTCTCGCTCTCAGCCTTCGGAGATACCGGTGGGCGGCGGCGTCGCCGCGCGTCACTAGACTGTCCCGGTTCCCGCAGGCGTTGGAGACGCAGAGTCATGACCTATCGCAATGACCCGTATGACCCGAAGCAGGTTGCCCTGCTGGACCAGTCCGCGCTGGACGGCGCGATCGCGGAGGCCACGCAGGCCTTCGACGGCGCGGCCGACCTGGACGCGCTCGTCGCGCTGAAGCCGGCCCACCTCGGCGACAAGTCGCCGATCTCGCTGGCCCGGCGGGAGATCGGCGCGCTGCCCCCGGCCGCGAAGTCCGACGCCGGCAA
This genomic interval carries:
- a CDS encoding TrmH family RNA methyltransferase, with the protein product MTRDPARPDHGREIKDETLFTPRTPRIAAARKLHRRRDRDAARRFLAEGPQAVSEALATPGTVIELFGTPETLHRYATLSRAASDTGAEVSEVDEDALAALTETVQPQGIVALCHQADVPLAEALSRGPRLVAALAEIRDPGNAGTVLRTADAAGAGAVVFAGDAVDPYNGKCVRSTAGSLFHVDVVRGPDPVTVVTEAQAAGLTVLAATGYGDADLDGLADSGALSTRTMWIFGSEAHGLSDAVLAAADHRVKVPMYGRAESLNLAAAAAVCLYASARALRDFEE